From a region of the Impatiens glandulifera chromosome 4, dImpGla2.1, whole genome shotgun sequence genome:
- the LOC124936427 gene encoding uncharacterized protein C12B10.15c has protein sequence MGSIDFRSGESAVDLTGEVHHLPCCIKYNGPSSVSQYFKPKPTGVEVEDLKVEEAQFRGRRLQGTTIHMPEGYSGSVLGKKNLSKSEASSDFEDQSNCWEVNARFQSITTWNHDNLPSQDDAFLRSFHWINVAKALHRPVTSDDLTKTGV, from the exons ATGGGAAGCATTGATTTCAGATCAGGGGAGTCGGCTGTTGATCTTACTGGTGAAGTTCATCATCTCCCTTGTTGTATTAAGTACAATGGACCTTCTTCTGTTTCTCAATATTTCAAGCCCAAACCTACAg GAGTGGAGGTGGAGGATCTGAAGGTGGAAGAAGCTCAATTTAGAGGAAGAAGACTTCAGGGGACTACCATTCACATGCCTGAAGGCTATTCTG GTTCCGTATTAGGGAAGAAGAATTTGAGTAAATCAGAAGCTTCTTCCGATTTTGAAGATCAATCAAATTGTTGGGAAGTGAATGCAAGATTTCAGAGCATAACAACATGGAATCATGACAATCTTCCCTCTCAAGATGATGCTTTCCTTCGATCTTTTCACTGGATTAATGTTGCCAAAGCG CTACATCGACCAGTGACAAGTGATGATCTGACAAAAACCGGAGTTTAG
- the LOC124936697 gene encoding 60S ribosomal protein L34, which produces MVQRLTYRKRHSYATKSNQHRVVRTPGGKLVYQTTKKRASGPKCPVTGKRIQGIPHLRPTEYKRSRLSRNRRTVNRAYGGVLSGGAVRERIVRAFLVEEQKIVKKVLKIQKAKEKVAAKN; this is translated from the exons ATGGTTCAGCGTCTAACGTACAGGAAGCGTCATAGCTACGCAACCAAATCCAATCAACATCGAGTCGTCAGAACCCCTG GTGGAAAGTTAGTGTATCAGACCACTAAAAAGAGAGCCAGTGGTCCTAAATGTCCTGTTACTGGGAAGAGAATACAAGGA ATTCCTCACTTGAGGCCCACTGAATACAAAAGATCTAGACTCTCCCGTAATAGGAGAACTGTTAACCGTGCCTATGGCGGTGTGCTTTCTGGAGGTGCTGTTAGAGAGAG GATCGTTCGTGCTTTTCTGGTCGAAGAGCAAAAGATAGTAAAGAAGGTACTAAAGATTCAGAAGGCTAAAGAAAAGGTTGCGGCCAAGAACTAA
- the LOC124935317 gene encoding protein HOTHEAD-like, with translation MVVKLLIYLLSIWLFTPHCQGRHKSWEDEYPFIKPASSFLDGDHDYDYIIVGGGAAGCPLAATLSHNFRVLLLERGDVPFDNVNISHFDNVIYNLMDTSPKSASQAFVSTDGVPNNRARVLGGGTCINGGFYSRASTRYFHHVMYIEEAGWDVELAHNSYTWIERQIVHQPKIKLFQRTFLNGLLEAGVLSFNGFTYDHHYGTKITGTIFDKYNRRHTAATLLASGKFENLEVLVHATVQKLLFTKIVLQIPNLGKRLLVTGVEFEDENQIRHQAFLSNDKGMKSEIILSSGTIGSPQILLLSGIGPRDDLLKLNISMVLENGFVGKSMFDCSTNYALVQIEGNVDISPPQVVGIAKEGVFIEAFGGLNFPAKVIQFGQEHDSTKKTLQAMHVNSGLNEISFKKELGGGYLLSKISKPISRGQMSLISKSVYDQPLVTFNYYRSHNDLSICVSGLQLLRKIVRTDSFKNITNNHKESNGPSIDFDGEESLQKLCKETVRTVYHYHGGCNMGRVVNNEYKVYGVDRLRVVDGSIFDESPGTNPQATLMMIGRYMGVKILINRLGINADKI, from the exons ATGGTAGTAAAGTTATTGATTTATCTACTTTCTATATGGCTATTCACACCTCATTGTCAAG GCAGACATAAATCATGGGAAGATGAGTATCCGTTCATCAAACCAGCAAGCTCTTTCTTGGACGGTGACCATGACTACGACTACATCATTGTTGGTGGTGGCGCTGCAGGTTGCCCTTTAGCAGCCACTCTTTCTCACAACTTTCGAGTTTTGTTGCTAGAAAGAGGAGATGTTCCATTTGATAACGTTAACATCTCACATTTCGACAACGTGATCTATAACTTGATGGACACGTCACCTAAATCCGCATCTCAAGCTTTTGTTTCAACCGATGGTGTTCCAAACAATAGGGCTAGGGTCTTAGGTGGGGGAACATGCATCAATGGTGGTTTCTATAGTAGAGCAAGCACAAGGTATTTTCATCATGTAAT GTATATTGAGGAAGCAGGTTGGGATGTTGAACTTGCACACAATTCATATACATGGATTGAAAGACAAATTGTCCATCAACCAaaaatcaaactatttcaaaggACCTTTCTAAATGGGCTTCTTGAAGCTGGGGTCTTGTCATTCAATGGATTCACCTATGATCATCATTATGGAACCAAAATTACTGGAACAATTTTCGATAAGTACAATCGTCGTCACACTGCCGCGACATTGCTTGCTTCTGGGAAATTCGAAAACCTTGAGGTTCTAGTCCACGCCACCGTTCAAAAACTTCTATTTACTAAAATTG TTTTACAAATACCCAATTTAGGGAAAAGATTACTTGTAACTGGAGTAGAGTTTGAAGATGAAAATCAAATTCGACATCAAGCATTCTTGTCCAATGACAAAGGAATGAAGAGTGAAATAATATTGTCAAGTGGGACAATTGGTAGCCCTCAAATATTACTTCTAAGTGGTATTGGACCTAGAGATgaccttttaaaattaaacatatcaatGGTCCTAGAAAATGGGTTTGTTGGGAAAAGCATGTTTGATTGCTCAACCAACTATGCCTTGGTTCAAATTGAAGGAAACGTTGACATATCGCCACCCCAAGTTGTTGGAATTGCAAAGGAAGGTGTGTTTATAGAAGCTTTTGGTGGACTCAATTTCCCAGCGAAAGTCATTCAGTTTGGTCAAGAACACGATTCAACTAAG AAAACATTACAAGCAATGCATGTCAATAGTGGACTAAATGAAATATCTTTTAAGAAAGAATTGGGGGGAGGTTatcttttatcaaaaatttcCAAACCCATCTCAAGGGGGCAAATGAGCTTGATCAGCAAAAGTGTATATGACCAACCCTTGGTTACCTTCAATTACTATAGAAGCCATAATGACTTGTCAATATGTGTGAGCGGTTTACAATTGTTGAGAAAGATTGTGAGAACAGATTCCTTCAAAAACATCACCAACAACCACAAAGAATCAAATGGACCTTCAATCGATTTTGATGGTGAAGAATCCTTACAGAAGTTGTGCAAGGAAACTGTGCGCACCGTTTATCACTACCATGGAGGTTGCAATATGGGTCGTGTGGTGAACAATGAATACAAGGTCTATGGGGTCGATAGGCTTAGGGTTGTTGACGGTTCGATATTTGATGAATCACCGGGCACCAATCCTCAAGCCACGTTAATGATGATTGGAAG GTACATGGGAGTCAAGATTTTAATAAACAGGCTTGGGATAAATGCAGATAAGATATGA